One Odocoileus virginianus isolate 20LAN1187 ecotype Illinois chromosome 4, Ovbor_1.2, whole genome shotgun sequence DNA segment encodes these proteins:
- the SENP5 gene encoding sentrin-specific protease 5 isoform X1 has protein sequence MKKQRKILWRKGIHLAFSEKWNTGFGGFKKFFFHQHLCILKAKLGRPVTWSRHLRHFQCRKKALQIQKTWIQDEPLFAKTKGNVAVQNLCPFASKVKRKDTKHFISSSRTFLKLQAEKLLSSAKNSDHEYSGEKSLLKAAVDLPVNSVLGQANGHRPRTEPQASDFPMKFNGESQNPGESDRIVVTLSNHKRKRFCYGCYPGLEHHRNGGPLIPKRFQLNQHRRIKVSPHMMYEKLSMIRFRYRILRSQHFRTKSKVCKQKKARQSWVQVTGDHQETLRENGEGGSCSPFSSPEPQDPSCQHQPYFPDMDSDAVVKGKNSHVPEGHSKGSPLLDEELSLNEAFPDQQNGSATYTWDQSPCSSPKWEYTELINDIPLPEHHSSNMFILETEREVTAVGQENRTSTVSDDRVKQSVSGADQSVRSVDGPVSEETVQKESSCQMDEDGSFKQNILSSKLLDHPYCKSPLEAPLACSGLRLENQVGGGKNSQKTSPVDDEQLSICLSGFLDEVMKKYGSLVPLSEKDVLGRLKDVFNEDFSNRKPFINREITNYRARHQKCNFRIFYNKHMLDMDDLATLDGQNWLNDQVINMYGELIMDAVPDKVHFFNSFFHRQLVTKGYNGVKRWTKKVDLFKKSLLLIPIHLEVHWSLITVTLSNRIISFYDSQGIHFKFCVENIRKYLLTEAREKNRPEFLQGWQTAVTKCIPQQKNDSDCGVFVLQYCKCLALEQPFQFSQEDMPRVRKRIYKELCECRLMD, from the exons atgaaaaaacagaggaaaattcTATGGAGGAAAGGAATCCACTTGGCCTTTTCTGAGAAATGGAATACTGGGTTTGGAGGCTTTAAGAAGTTCTTCTTTCACCAACACTTGTGCATTCTGAAAGCCAAGCTGGGAAGGCCAGTTACTTGGAGCAGGCATTTGAGGCATTTCCAGTGCAGAAAGAAAGCCCTTCAAATCCAGAAAACGTGGATCCAAGATGAACCACTTTTTGCAAAGACAAAAGGCAATGTGGCTGTCCAGAATCTTTGTCCTTTCGCCtctaaagtgaaaagaaaggacACCAAGCacttcatttcctcctcaaggacCTTCCTGAAACTCCAGGCAGAGAAGTTGCTGTCATCAGCAAAGAACTCTGATCATGAATATTCTGGAGAGAAAAGTCTCTTGAAGGCAGCTGTTGACTTACCAGTGAATAGTGTTTTAGGTCAGGCCAATGGTCACAGACCTAGGACGGAGCCACAAGCTTCTGATTTTCCTATGAAGTTCAATGGGGAGAGCCAGAATCCAGGTGAGAGTGACAGAATTGTGGTCACCTTAAGCAACCATAAGAGAAAGCGCTTTTGTTATGGCTGCTACCCAGGGCTGGAGCACCACAGGAACGGGGGACCCTTGATTCCAAAAAGATTTCAACTTAACCAACATAGAAGAATAAAAGTATCTCCTCATATGATGTATGAGAAACTATCCATGATTAGATTTCGGTACAGGATTCTCAGATCCCAGCACTTCAGAACAAAAAGCAAAGTTTGCAAGCAAAAAAAAGCCCGGCAAAGCTGGGTGCAGGTCACTGGGGACCATCAAGAGACCCTTAGGGAGAACGGCGAGGGTGGCAGTTGCAGCCCATTCTCTTCCCCGGAACCTCAAGACCCTTCTTGTCAGCATCAACCATACTTTCCAGATATGGACAGCGATGCTGTGGTGAAGGGAAAGAACTCTCATGTGCCTGAGGGCCACAGTAAAGGAAGCCCTCTCTTGGACGAGGAGCTTAGTTTAAATGAAGCATTCCCTGACCAACAGAATGGCAGTGCTACATACACCTGGGACCAGTCACCCTGTTCCTCTCCTAAATGGGAGTATACAGAGCTGATTAATGACATCCCCTTACCAGAACATCATTCTAGTAACATGTTCATCTTGGAAACTGAGAGAGAAGTTACGGCTGTGGGTCAGGAAAATCGGACAAGTACTGTCAGTGATGACAGAGTAAAACAGTCAGTGTCCGGGGCAGATCAGTCTGTGAGAAGTGTAGATGGGCCTGTGTCCGAAGAGACTGTTCAGAAAGAGAGCTCATGCCAGATGGATGAGGATGGCTCTTTCAAGCAGAATATTCTTAGTTCTAAGTTGCTGGACCACCCCTACTGTAAAAGTCCACTGGAGGCTCCTCTGGCGTGCAGTGGACTCAGACTAGAAAATCaagtgggaggtgggaagaacaGCCAAAAAACCTCTCCAGTGGATGATGAACAACTGTCCATCTGCCTTTCTG GATTCCTAGACGAGGTTATGAAGAAGTATGGCAGTTTGGTCCCACTCAGTGAAAAAGACGTCCTTGGAAGATTAAAAGATGTCTTTAATGAAGACTTTTCTAATAG aaaacCGTTTATCAATAGGGAAATAACAAACTATCGGGCCAGACATCAAAAATGCAACTTCCGCATCTTCTACAATAAGCACATGCTGGATATGGATGATCTAGCAACCCTGGATGGTCAGAATTGGCTGAATGACCAG GTCATAAATATGTATGGTGAGCTGATAATGGATGCAGTCCCAGACAAA GTTCACTTCTTCAACAGCTTTTTTCATAGACAGCTGGTTACCAAAGGGTATAATGGAGTAAAAAGATGGACTAAAAAg gtggatttatttaaaaagagtcTTCTGTTGATCCCTATTCACCTGGAAGTCCACTGGTCTCTCATTACTGTGACACTCTCTAAtcgaattatttcattttatgattcCCAAggcattcattttaaattttgtgtagAG AATATAAGAAAGTATTTGCTGACTGAAGCCAGAGAAAAAAATAGACCTGAATTTCTTCAGGGTTGGCAGACTGCTGTTACAAAG tGTATTCCACAACAGAAAAACGATAGTGACTGTGGAGTATTTGTGCTCCag TACTGCAAGTGCCTCGCCTTAGAGCAGcctttccagttttcccaagaAGACATGCCCCGAGTGCGAAAGAGGATTTACAAGGAGCTGTGTGAGTGCCGGCTCATGGACTGA
- the SENP5 gene encoding sentrin-specific protease 5 isoform X2: MKKQRKILWRKGIHLAFSEKWNTGFGGFKKFFFHQHLCILKAKLGRPVTWSRHLRHFQCRKKALQIQKTWIQDEPLFAKTKGNVAVQNLCPFASKVKRKDTKHFISSSRTFLKLQAEKLLSSAKNSDHEYSGEKSLLKAAVDLPVNSVLGQANGHRPRTEPQASDFPMKFNGESQNPGESDRIVVTLSNHKRKRFCYGCYPGLEHHRNGGPLIPKRFQLNQHRRIKVSPHMMYEKLSMIRFRYRILRSQHFRTKSKVCKQKKARQSWVQVTGDHQETLRENGEGGSCSPFSSPEPQDPSCQHQPYFPDMDSDAVVKGKNSHVPEGHSKGSPLLDEELSLNEAFPDQQNGSATYTWDQSPCSSPKWEYTELINDIPLPEHHSSNMFILETEREVTAVGQENRTSTVSDDRVKQSVSGADQSVRSVDGPVSEETVQKESSCQMDEDGSFKQNILSSKLLDHPYCKSPLEAPLACSGLRLENQVGGGKNSQKTSPVDDEQLSICLSGFLDEVMKKYGSLVPLSEKDVLGRLKDVFNEDFSNRKPFINREITNYRARHQKCNFRIFYNKHMLDMDDLATLDGQNWLNDQVINMYGELIMDAVPDKVHFFNSFFHRQLVTKGYNGVKRWTKKVDLFKKSLLLIPIHLEVHWSLITVTLSNRIISFYDSQGIHFKFCVECIPQQKNDSDCGVFVLQYCKCLALEQPFQFSQEDMPRVRKRIYKELCECRLMD; encoded by the exons atgaaaaaacagaggaaaattcTATGGAGGAAAGGAATCCACTTGGCCTTTTCTGAGAAATGGAATACTGGGTTTGGAGGCTTTAAGAAGTTCTTCTTTCACCAACACTTGTGCATTCTGAAAGCCAAGCTGGGAAGGCCAGTTACTTGGAGCAGGCATTTGAGGCATTTCCAGTGCAGAAAGAAAGCCCTTCAAATCCAGAAAACGTGGATCCAAGATGAACCACTTTTTGCAAAGACAAAAGGCAATGTGGCTGTCCAGAATCTTTGTCCTTTCGCCtctaaagtgaaaagaaaggacACCAAGCacttcatttcctcctcaaggacCTTCCTGAAACTCCAGGCAGAGAAGTTGCTGTCATCAGCAAAGAACTCTGATCATGAATATTCTGGAGAGAAAAGTCTCTTGAAGGCAGCTGTTGACTTACCAGTGAATAGTGTTTTAGGTCAGGCCAATGGTCACAGACCTAGGACGGAGCCACAAGCTTCTGATTTTCCTATGAAGTTCAATGGGGAGAGCCAGAATCCAGGTGAGAGTGACAGAATTGTGGTCACCTTAAGCAACCATAAGAGAAAGCGCTTTTGTTATGGCTGCTACCCAGGGCTGGAGCACCACAGGAACGGGGGACCCTTGATTCCAAAAAGATTTCAACTTAACCAACATAGAAGAATAAAAGTATCTCCTCATATGATGTATGAGAAACTATCCATGATTAGATTTCGGTACAGGATTCTCAGATCCCAGCACTTCAGAACAAAAAGCAAAGTTTGCAAGCAAAAAAAAGCCCGGCAAAGCTGGGTGCAGGTCACTGGGGACCATCAAGAGACCCTTAGGGAGAACGGCGAGGGTGGCAGTTGCAGCCCATTCTCTTCCCCGGAACCTCAAGACCCTTCTTGTCAGCATCAACCATACTTTCCAGATATGGACAGCGATGCTGTGGTGAAGGGAAAGAACTCTCATGTGCCTGAGGGCCACAGTAAAGGAAGCCCTCTCTTGGACGAGGAGCTTAGTTTAAATGAAGCATTCCCTGACCAACAGAATGGCAGTGCTACATACACCTGGGACCAGTCACCCTGTTCCTCTCCTAAATGGGAGTATACAGAGCTGATTAATGACATCCCCTTACCAGAACATCATTCTAGTAACATGTTCATCTTGGAAACTGAGAGAGAAGTTACGGCTGTGGGTCAGGAAAATCGGACAAGTACTGTCAGTGATGACAGAGTAAAACAGTCAGTGTCCGGGGCAGATCAGTCTGTGAGAAGTGTAGATGGGCCTGTGTCCGAAGAGACTGTTCAGAAAGAGAGCTCATGCCAGATGGATGAGGATGGCTCTTTCAAGCAGAATATTCTTAGTTCTAAGTTGCTGGACCACCCCTACTGTAAAAGTCCACTGGAGGCTCCTCTGGCGTGCAGTGGACTCAGACTAGAAAATCaagtgggaggtgggaagaacaGCCAAAAAACCTCTCCAGTGGATGATGAACAACTGTCCATCTGCCTTTCTG GATTCCTAGACGAGGTTATGAAGAAGTATGGCAGTTTGGTCCCACTCAGTGAAAAAGACGTCCTTGGAAGATTAAAAGATGTCTTTAATGAAGACTTTTCTAATAG aaaacCGTTTATCAATAGGGAAATAACAAACTATCGGGCCAGACATCAAAAATGCAACTTCCGCATCTTCTACAATAAGCACATGCTGGATATGGATGATCTAGCAACCCTGGATGGTCAGAATTGGCTGAATGACCAG GTCATAAATATGTATGGTGAGCTGATAATGGATGCAGTCCCAGACAAA GTTCACTTCTTCAACAGCTTTTTTCATAGACAGCTGGTTACCAAAGGGTATAATGGAGTAAAAAGATGGACTAAAAAg gtggatttatttaaaaagagtcTTCTGTTGATCCCTATTCACCTGGAAGTCCACTGGTCTCTCATTACTGTGACACTCTCTAAtcgaattatttcattttatgattcCCAAggcattcattttaaattttgtgtagAG tGTATTCCACAACAGAAAAACGATAGTGACTGTGGAGTATTTGTGCTCCag TACTGCAAGTGCCTCGCCTTAGAGCAGcctttccagttttcccaagaAGACATGCCCCGAGTGCGAAAGAGGATTTACAAGGAGCTGTGTGAGTGCCGGCTCATGGACTGA